In Geopsychrobacter electrodiphilus DSM 16401, a single window of DNA contains:
- a CDS encoding bifunctional DedA family/phosphatase PAP2 family protein, with amino-acid sequence MDWSHLWHNLLQWVSLYPLATYLAIFLISLSESLALVGLLVPGTVMMVGIGALAGSGAISLKITLLAAMAGAISGDGLSYWLGHHYHQGIKELWPFRKHPQLLQRGEEFFHKHGGKSVLFGRFVGPVRPVIPVIAGMLDMPVRRFLLVNILSAIGWAFAYILPGVILGSSLTLVGAVSTRLSLLLLMLGLLLWLTFWLTRKGFERLGRLGAKGERLLPLLCIALLLAVWLFAGVLEDLITFDPLVQADQAIYHWLQSLRSPWGDQFFVALTELGDALVLFPLVLTVLAVLLFHRRFRDVWYWLAAVAGGVGLVQLFKWTLHRPRPIDIYSGVSSWGFPSGHSTMSVVFYGFLALLLARSFAPRWRWTPFGAAIGVSLLIALSRIYLGAHWLSDVVGGMALGWSWVILLGIFYLRGAKTSVPMRPVLLSVLLMLLLAGVGHINQRHASDLLRYRAQEPLQILESADWQNQGFRQLPTWRYTLLGDMEQPLTLQLAGDPQYLARALFRHGWQPAPGLTARQLLNLFVSDIPVAQLPLLPRLSNGRREILRLVKYVPPSRMVLRLWPTSFQLKNGEPLWAGTVEHETAQPLANLLTLPLGKKDFGASLQTLAGDLEQQNMLNMSWAQVPPPLPADAVGKILLLKTPAGSGVEMVK; translated from the coding sequence ATGGACTGGTCGCACCTCTGGCATAATCTGTTGCAATGGGTTTCGCTTTACCCCCTGGCAACTTATCTGGCGATCTTTCTGATTTCGCTTTCAGAATCCCTGGCTCTGGTCGGCCTGCTGGTGCCTGGAACGGTGATGATGGTCGGCATCGGCGCCCTCGCCGGCAGCGGAGCTATCTCCCTGAAAATCACCCTGCTTGCCGCCATGGCCGGGGCTATTAGTGGTGATGGCCTCAGCTATTGGCTGGGGCATCATTACCATCAGGGGATCAAAGAACTCTGGCCGTTTCGCAAGCATCCGCAACTTTTGCAGCGTGGTGAAGAGTTCTTCCATAAACATGGCGGCAAGAGCGTACTATTCGGCCGCTTTGTCGGTCCGGTGCGCCCGGTCATTCCGGTCATCGCCGGCATGCTGGATATGCCGGTCAGGCGCTTTTTGCTGGTCAATATACTTTCTGCCATCGGCTGGGCCTTCGCCTACATTCTCCCTGGGGTTATCCTCGGCAGCTCACTGACTCTGGTCGGCGCCGTCAGCACCCGGCTCAGCCTGTTGTTGCTGATGCTGGGGCTGCTTCTGTGGTTGACCTTCTGGCTCACGCGCAAGGGGTTCGAGCGTCTGGGGCGCCTCGGGGCCAAAGGGGAGAGACTGCTGCCGCTGCTCTGTATTGCGCTGCTGCTGGCGGTCTGGTTATTCGCCGGGGTGCTGGAGGATCTGATCACCTTTGATCCGCTGGTTCAGGCCGATCAGGCGATCTATCACTGGCTGCAGTCGCTGCGCTCGCCCTGGGGGGATCAGTTTTTTGTAGCGCTCACCGAGCTCGGTGATGCCCTGGTTCTTTTCCCGCTGGTATTAACGGTGCTGGCGGTGCTGTTGTTTCACCGCAGGTTTCGTGATGTGTGGTACTGGCTGGCTGCCGTTGCTGGCGGTGTCGGGCTGGTGCAGCTGTTCAAATGGACCTTGCATCGACCCCGGCCGATCGATATTTACAGCGGGGTTTCCAGCTGGGGCTTCCCCAGCGGGCACAGCACCATGAGCGTGGTGTTTTACGGCTTTTTGGCCCTGCTGCTGGCGCGCAGTTTTGCTCCACGCTGGCGCTGGACTCCCTTTGGCGCCGCGATCGGGGTCTCGCTGTTGATTGCATTGTCGCGCATCTATCTTGGCGCGCACTGGCTGTCCGATGTTGTCGGCGGCATGGCCCTGGGTTGGAGCTGGGTGATTCTGCTGGGGATTTTCTATCTGCGTGGCGCCAAAACCTCAGTTCCAATGCGGCCTGTATTGCTATCGGTGCTCCTGATGCTGCTCCTCGCAGGGGTCGGGCACATCAACCAGCGCCACGCATCGGACCTGCTCCGCTATCGTGCCCAGGAGCCCCTGCAGATCCTGGAATCCGCGGATTGGCAGAATCAGGGTTTCCGGCAACTCCCGACCTGGCGTTATACCCTGTTGGGGGACATGGAACAGCCCCTGACCCTGCAACTGGCTGGAGATCCGCAGTATTTGGCCAGGGCCCTGTTCAGGCATGGCTGGCAGCCGGCCCCCGGATTGACGGCCCGGCAGTTACTGAATCTGTTCGTTTCTGACATTCCGGTCGCTCAATTGCCCCTGTTGCCCCGTCTGTCCAACGGCCGCCGGGAAATTTTGCGCCTCGTCAAGTATGTCCCCCCCAGTCGCATGGTCCTGCGCCTCTGGCCGACCTCCTTTCAGCTTAAAAACGGCGAACCGCTGTGGGCAGGCACGGTTGAGCATGAGACCGCTCAGCCGCTGGCCAATCTTCTGACCTTGCCGCTGGGAAAAAAGGATTTCGGTGCGTCACTGCAGACGCTGGCAGGCGATCTTGAGCAGCAAAATATGCTCAACATGAGCTGGGCTCAGGTTCCCCCGCCTCTGCCCGCTGATGCCGTGGGCAAGATCCTGTTACTCAAGACTCCCGCGGGCTCGGGCGTCGAAATGGTCAAATAA
- a CDS encoding LTA synthase family protein, producing the protein MSVSTKFARFCGPLAPSVFFILESMLVLSLFRIAFIIWLWPRVSAVDGLWPVLGFGLRFDLIVICFAIALPVVCSLLLPDFPTLRRYFRRVEAAFLSLCFGIFVYMETATPSYINQYDSRPGRLFFEYLNHPKEVFGTLWASYKLQLFIGLALLILAIWLSLRTMLRLGEQQSHWRLRWRLLAFPLCGVLIFLGARSSLDHRPANLSTASFSVDQLVNRLGVSSTYSLLYAVQNIHNEGRADRLYPKMPVAEMFSQLYSYMNLPSTAFPDKDIPTYHRQDPLQQLARPRNVVIILEESLGADFVGSLGGEDWTPQLDKLRHEGIWFENMYATGTRSVRGIEATTAGLLPSPGRSVVKLGLAQRHFFTLAQLFKPLGYKSSFIYGGESIFDNMRGFFLGNGFDKVVDQGDFETPKFRGTWGVSDEDLFNRADEEFRKMGDKPFFALVFSTSNHEPFDIPSGILKNEQAYSKLGNAVRYSDYALGKFIAQAQKSDYWKNTLFVIVADHSNRVYGNALVPINKFHIPALILGADIKPQVISKIAGQSDLPTTLLSLLGKTTWHPMPGRNLLQIPADDPGHAVMQFNLNHATMVGDQVIVQQPHLPAKQFRYTGGKLVAQDLDPKFAVEASALALWPSYTYFNQQYRLPEKIKPESEQAVQK; encoded by the coding sequence ATGTCTGTATCAACCAAATTTGCGCGTTTTTGCGGCCCACTGGCGCCGTCGGTGTTTTTCATCCTTGAATCCATGCTGGTGCTGAGTCTGTTCCGTATCGCCTTTATTATCTGGCTCTGGCCACGGGTTTCGGCGGTTGACGGCCTCTGGCCGGTACTCGGTTTCGGCTTGCGCTTTGACCTGATTGTCATCTGCTTTGCCATTGCCCTGCCGGTGGTTTGTAGCCTGCTCCTCCCTGATTTTCCGACCCTGCGACGCTATTTTCGCCGCGTAGAGGCAGCTTTTCTCTCTCTGTGCTTCGGAATTTTCGTTTATATGGAAACGGCCACGCCCTCTTACATCAACCAGTATGACAGCCGACCGGGGCGGCTTTTTTTTGAATATCTGAATCATCCCAAAGAAGTCTTCGGAACCCTTTGGGCCAGTTACAAGTTGCAACTTTTTATCGGCCTGGCGCTCTTGATTCTGGCCATCTGGCTCAGTCTGAGAACCATGCTCAGGCTGGGGGAACAACAGAGCCATTGGCGGCTGCGCTGGCGCCTGCTGGCGTTTCCCCTCTGTGGGGTCCTCATCTTTCTCGGTGCGCGCTCCAGTCTCGATCACCGCCCGGCGAATCTCAGCACCGCTTCCTTTTCTGTCGATCAGCTGGTCAATCGCCTGGGCGTCAGTTCGACCTACTCGCTGCTTTATGCGGTGCAGAACATTCACAATGAAGGCCGGGCGGATCGGCTCTATCCGAAAATGCCCGTCGCCGAAATGTTCAGTCAGCTGTATAGCTATATGAACCTGCCGTCCACGGCCTTCCCCGACAAAGACATCCCCACCTACCACCGCCAGGACCCGCTGCAGCAGCTGGCACGCCCGCGCAATGTGGTCATCATCCTCGAGGAGAGCCTCGGTGCCGATTTCGTCGGATCTCTTGGCGGCGAAGACTGGACTCCGCAGCTGGACAAACTGCGTCACGAGGGGATCTGGTTCGAAAACATGTATGCCACCGGGACGCGCTCGGTGCGCGGCATCGAAGCGACGACCGCCGGGCTGCTCCCTTCGCCCGGACGTAGCGTGGTCAAACTCGGCCTGGCGCAACGGCACTTCTTTACCCTGGCGCAGCTGTTTAAACCGCTGGGCTACAAAAGCAGCTTTATTTATGGTGGTGAGAGTATTTTTGATAATATGCGCGGATTTTTCCTCGGGAACGGTTTCGACAAGGTCGTCGATCAAGGTGATTTCGAAACCCCTAAATTCCGGGGAACCTGGGGGGTTTCGGACGAAGATTTGTTTAACCGCGCCGATGAAGAATTTCGCAAGATGGGTGACAAGCCGTTCTTCGCTCTGGTTTTCAGCACCTCAAACCATGAACCTTTCGATATCCCCAGTGGCATTCTGAAAAACGAACAGGCCTATTCCAAGCTCGGGAATGCGGTGCGCTACAGCGACTATGCCCTGGGGAAATTCATCGCTCAGGCGCAGAAATCGGATTACTGGAAGAACACTCTTTTTGTGATTGTCGCCGATCATTCAAATCGGGTTTACGGTAACGCTCTGGTGCCGATTAACAAGTTTCACATCCCCGCGCTGATTCTGGGCGCCGACATCAAACCGCAGGTTATCAGCAAAATTGCCGGCCAGTCCGATCTGCCGACGACCCTGCTGAGCCTTCTGGGTAAGACTACCTGGCACCCCATGCCAGGGCGCAACCTGTTACAGATTCCGGCCGACGATCCTGGGCATGCGGTCATGCAGTTCAATCTGAACCACGCGACCATGGTCGGCGATCAGGTCATCGTGCAACAGCCACACCTGCCAGCCAAACAGTTCCGTTACACCGGCGGCAAGCTCGTCGCCCAGGACCTTGATCCCAAGTTTGCGGTCGAAGCCTCAGCACTTGCGCTCTGGCCGTCTTATACCTACTTTAATCAGCAGTATCGACTGCCGGAGAAAATAAAGCCTGAATCTGAACAGGCCGTGCAAAAGTGA
- a CDS encoding ATP-binding protein, producing MNSIRKKLLRWLLIGQLIAIVTSSGLTFFYVRGELANLFDDRLRQLAYSVSATGEFLPPPLTSLQDNDDDFVIQVWRGDGSLLTNINRKEGAPNLAEEGFSTHLSNKMLWRSFVLRRGDRLIQTSQPYSDRLEMSTGIALGAVAPVIVLVFVLGILVWVSVGLGLRPLKEITRALGLRRPYALTPLLMQDAPEEIKPLIDALNDLLKRLGEALDGQRKFIADAAHELRTPLAAVQLQAQLLERVSSVEKKTAALEQIRAGTSRASHLVTQLLTLARMEPEDWQRPFTRVDLSALMKSVVTDHSSAALNRQIDLGVGRDEALFIKGDTESLRIMLGNLVDNAVRYTPEGGRVDVTLSRFENFAQFEIQDNGQGIPDAERVQVFARFYRRPGTSELGSGLGLAIVQEVVTRHHGEITLADAEQQNGLRVLVRLPLDTEFT from the coding sequence ATGAATTCGATCCGTAAAAAACTGTTGCGCTGGCTGCTGATCGGTCAACTGATCGCCATTGTGACGAGCAGCGGGCTCACTTTTTTTTATGTGCGCGGTGAATTGGCCAATCTGTTTGATGACCGCCTGCGCCAACTGGCCTACAGCGTGTCTGCAACAGGGGAGTTTCTCCCGCCCCCTCTGACTAGCCTCCAGGACAATGATGATGATTTTGTCATTCAGGTCTGGCGGGGTGACGGCTCATTGCTGACGAACATCAACCGCAAGGAAGGTGCTCCGAACCTGGCAGAAGAGGGCTTCAGTACCCATCTTTCAAACAAGATGCTGTGGCGCAGTTTTGTCTTGCGTCGCGGTGACCGTTTGATTCAGACCAGCCAGCCCTATTCGGATCGACTCGAGATGAGCACCGGCATCGCGCTGGGTGCGGTTGCCCCGGTTATTGTGCTGGTCTTTGTACTTGGCATTCTGGTCTGGGTCAGTGTGGGACTCGGCTTACGCCCCTTAAAAGAGATAACACGCGCTCTTGGCCTCAGGCGTCCTTACGCCCTCACTCCGCTCCTCATGCAGGATGCACCAGAAGAGATCAAGCCTCTGATTGACGCCTTGAATGACCTGCTGAAACGGCTCGGCGAGGCCCTGGATGGACAGCGTAAATTCATTGCCGATGCCGCACACGAACTGCGCACCCCGTTGGCGGCCGTGCAGCTACAGGCCCAGCTTTTAGAACGCGTCTCCAGCGTGGAGAAAAAAACGGCGGCTCTCGAACAGATTCGCGCCGGCACCTCGCGCGCCAGCCATCTGGTAACACAGCTTTTGACCCTGGCGCGGATGGAACCCGAAGATTGGCAACGCCCCTTTACCCGGGTCGATCTGAGTGCTTTGATGAAGTCGGTGGTGACGGACCATTCTTCGGCGGCATTAAATCGGCAGATTGATCTCGGCGTTGGTCGGGATGAAGCCCTGTTTATCAAAGGTGACACCGAAAGCCTGCGGATCATGCTGGGTAACCTGGTCGATAACGCCGTCCGCTATACACCCGAAGGGGGGCGCGTCGATGTGACCTTAAGTCGGTTTGAAAATTTTGCTCAATTTGAGATCCAGGACAACGGCCAGGGAATCCCCGACGCAGAGCGCGTCCAGGTCTTCGCGCGGTTTTACCGCCGCCCCGGGACTTCCGAACTGGGCAGCGGCCTGGGCCTGGCGATTGTTCAGGAAGTGGTCACACGTCACCATGGCGAAATCACCCTCGCTGACGCCGAACAGCAGAACGGGTTGAGAGTATTGGTGAGGCTGCCACTTGATACCGAATTCACTTAG
- a CDS encoding response regulator, with protein MRILLVEDDAMIAIAVRQGLIIEGYAVDWAQDAADAELALETEDYELVLLDLGLPDRSGLEVLADLRKKGNAVAVLILTARDAVADRIAGLDTGADDYLVKPFDLDELSARIRAVQRRQQGRAEPLLCHGTLCLNPASHKCTLNGLEITLSAKEFSLLQALIDRPGAVLSRAQLEEKLYSWGSEIESNAIEVHIHNLRKKLGADAIRTLRGVGYLLGNLK; from the coding sequence ATGAGAATTCTGCTGGTTGAAGATGACGCCATGATCGCTATTGCCGTTCGTCAGGGTCTGATAATTGAAGGTTATGCCGTTGATTGGGCCCAGGACGCGGCTGACGCTGAACTGGCACTTGAAACCGAGGACTATGAACTGGTGCTGCTCGATCTGGGGTTACCCGATCGCTCAGGGTTGGAGGTGCTGGCCGATTTGCGTAAAAAAGGGAATGCGGTCGCCGTGCTGATTCTGACCGCCCGCGATGCCGTTGCGGACAGGATTGCCGGGCTGGACACCGGGGCCGATGATTATCTGGTGAAACCTTTCGATCTCGATGAACTCAGCGCGCGTATCCGGGCAGTGCAAAGACGCCAGCAGGGACGTGCCGAACCGCTGCTGTGCCATGGGACGTTGTGCCTTAATCCCGCCAGCCACAAATGCACCTTAAATGGGCTTGAAATTACCCTTTCCGCTAAAGAATTTTCGCTGTTACAGGCCCTGATTGACCGTCCTGGTGCGGTACTTTCGCGGGCCCAGCTCGAAGAGAAGCTCTACAGCTGGGGGAGTGAAATCGAAAGTAATGCCATCGAGGTGCATATCCATAACCTGCGCAAAAAACTTGGAGCCGATGCCATTCGGACCCTGCGCGGGGTCGGTTATCTGCTGGGGAATCTGAAATGA
- a CDS encoding PepSY domain-containing protein, with the protein MKKIAILGLLTLILATATMTVKAWADENNAKNDKALAEARITLNQAVSGALAVVPGKAISAELDDEDATAVYRVEIVSHEKTYRVTLDTQNGKVLAKQLDTADNDHDGDKNDKKDKD; encoded by the coding sequence ATGAAGAAAATCGCGATTTTGGGTTTGCTGACGTTGATCCTGGCCACGGCGACAATGACCGTGAAGGCCTGGGCCGATGAGAATAATGCAAAAAATGACAAGGCTCTGGCTGAGGCCAGGATCACCTTGAACCAGGCTGTCAGCGGTGCCCTGGCGGTCGTTCCAGGTAAGGCGATTAGTGCCGAGCTGGACGACGAAGATGCCACCGCTGTTTACCGGGTGGAAATTGTCAGCCATGAGAAAACCTACAGGGTGACACTCGACACGCAAAACGGTAAGGTTCTAGCGAAACAACTCGACACAGCAGATAATGACCACGACGGTGACAAAAACGATAAAAAAGATAAGGATTGA
- a CDS encoding DUF535 family protein codes for MARIIHPAENAHYKFKRVRFLLRSLLYRRVLKQMFFLFQEERLRTLPEKHRELLDKTLRPYQIANSSARVRAQRVEEHYRLLLRRYPNLIEPLFLESGIELGRYPDNFNRVILRYDGVFRREGELVLSVVDEAGKRLYSCAFSLAGTAEQLHLIIGSVQGPEPAVDQAQEKVRIMTKGAYGLRPKSLVVLGVLMIAKALGAEQVMAVKKNAHVFQAKRYSKKQKGKVQLDYDELWSEFEARDVDSNFVLLPQLTRKPLEEIVSKKRSMYRRRYEWLDTFAANIYSLFGTVTG; via the coding sequence ATGGCCCGGATAATCCATCCGGCTGAAAATGCTCACTATAAATTTAAAAGAGTCCGATTTTTATTGCGGAGCCTGCTTTACCGCCGCGTTCTCAAGCAGATGTTTTTTCTTTTTCAGGAAGAACGGTTGAGAACCCTGCCAGAGAAACATCGAGAACTCCTGGACAAGACCTTACGCCCCTATCAGATTGCCAATTCCAGTGCCCGCGTGCGGGCGCAGAGGGTGGAGGAACATTATCGTCTTCTGCTGCGGCGCTACCCGAATCTTATCGAGCCGTTATTCCTTGAGTCCGGGATCGAGCTCGGCCGTTATCCCGACAATTTTAATCGCGTCATCCTGCGTTACGATGGGGTTTTCCGCAGGGAAGGGGAGCTGGTGCTCTCGGTCGTGGATGAAGCGGGGAAGCGACTCTATAGTTGTGCGTTTTCTCTGGCCGGGACAGCAGAGCAGCTTCATCTCATCATCGGGTCGGTGCAGGGACCTGAACCTGCGGTTGACCAGGCTCAGGAGAAGGTCCGCATCATGACCAAGGGGGCCTACGGGTTAAGGCCAAAATCCCTTGTTGTCCTGGGTGTCTTGATGATTGCAAAAGCGCTGGGGGCCGAGCAGGTCATGGCGGTCAAGAAGAATGCCCATGTGTTTCAGGCCAAACGGTACAGTAAAAAACAAAAAGGGAAGGTCCAGCTTGATTATGATGAGCTGTGGTCTGAATTTGAAGCCCGGGATGTTGATTCCAATTTCGTTCTGCTACCTCAGCTGACACGAAAACCGCTCGAAGAAATTGTGTCAAAAAAACGGTCCATGTATCGGCGTCGTTATGAATGGCTGGATACTTTTGCGGCTAATATTTACTCCCTTTTCGGAACAGTTACAGGTTGA
- a CDS encoding PsbP-related protein, whose translation MTSKTKKSKTKLSFLIALALVAGMSGYGETGRVWASDNPAASSPRMDSRRSELPVAAEKNPPGDIPDSQVFVPYSSSQAGYRLSVPEGWARTTSEHAVTFQDKLNGLSVTITKADKLPDKRDIYNNQATRLKQTGRAVIMKQIKTVRLSNQPAILMRYESNSEPDPVINKQVRLENSSYFYYHNGKLAELRLWAPLGADNVDQWRLISRSFNWR comes from the coding sequence ATGACCTCGAAGACAAAAAAATCGAAAACAAAATTATCATTTCTTATTGCTCTTGCCCTGGTCGCGGGCATGAGCGGCTACGGCGAGACAGGCCGGGTCTGGGCGAGTGACAACCCGGCTGCCAGTTCCCCGCGCATGGACAGCAGGCGCTCAGAGTTGCCGGTCGCAGCGGAAAAAAATCCTCCTGGCGATATCCCGGACAGCCAGGTGTTTGTCCCCTACTCCTCATCGCAAGCAGGCTACCGACTTTCAGTTCCGGAAGGCTGGGCCCGGACAACCAGTGAACATGCCGTTACCTTTCAGGACAAACTGAACGGATTGTCGGTGACGATCACCAAGGCAGATAAATTACCTGACAAACGCGACATCTATAACAACCAGGCCACCAGGCTGAAGCAGACCGGCAGAGCCGTCATCATGAAGCAGATCAAAACGGTAAGGCTTTCCAACCAGCCAGCCATACTGATGCGCTATGAATCAAATTCAGAACCGGATCCGGTCATCAATAAACAGGTCCGCCTCGAAAACAGCAGCTATTTCTACTACCACAACGGCAAGCTGGCGGAACTCAGACTCTGGGCTCCGCTGGGCGCGGACAATGTTGATCAGTGGCGTCTCATCTCACGCAGCTTCAACTGGAGGTAA
- a CDS encoding ABC transporter ATP-binding protein, producing MRVLEAFDLYRFYHIEEEETLALKGVSLALEAGEFIAAQGPSGSGKSTLLACLAGLDEPDGGYVTVAGQRLTRRSEAERAAARVGNIGIMLQSGNLLDHLSVEDNIRLPMVLAAKVDQPYLDELLKMVGLEHRRQARPAQISGGEAARAGLAVALATRPQVLLADEPTGEVDAEIEAQILALLDRYRKNGGAILAVTHSNAVANYADRIIHLFDGRIVTHA from the coding sequence ATGAGGGTTCTTGAGGCCTTTGACCTGTACCGCTTCTACCATATTGAAGAGGAAGAGACCCTCGCCCTGAAGGGGGTGAGCCTGGCGCTGGAGGCCGGCGAGTTCATCGCCGCGCAGGGCCCTTCGGGGAGCGGCAAATCCACCCTGCTTGCCTGCCTGGCTGGGCTGGACGAGCCGGACGGCGGCTATGTGACCGTTGCGGGCCAGCGTCTGACCCGACGCTCGGAGGCCGAGCGGGCCGCCGCGCGCGTTGGCAATATCGGGATCATGCTCCAATCGGGAAACCTGCTGGACCATCTGTCGGTCGAAGACAATATTCGCTTGCCCATGGTGCTGGCCGCCAAAGTTGATCAGCCGTATTTAGACGAGCTGCTTAAGATGGTCGGTCTGGAGCATCGGCGGCAGGCACGCCCCGCCCAGATCTCCGGCGGGGAAGCGGCCCGCGCGGGGCTGGCCGTCGCCCTGGCCACCCGGCCGCAAGTCCTGCTGGCCGATGAGCCGACCGGTGAGGTTGACGCTGAGATCGAAGCGCAGATTCTCGCCTTGCTGGATCGCTACCGAAAAAATGGCGGGGCTATTCTGGCGGTAACCCACAGCAACGCCGTGGCAAACTATGCCGACCGGATTATCCACCTTTTTGATGGGAGGATTGTCACTCATGCCTGA
- a CDS encoding ABC transporter ATP-binding protein — protein MPDLVNLDNLGRTYTQGGISVAALTAITCSVAPGDHIAVVGASGSGKSTLLHLIGGLDAPTSGSISWPGLGKKSELRPEKVGFIFQSQSLLAPLTVVENVELPLLLQGITPAAARMAAEKTLRDLEMAALIDKLPEELSGGQAQRVAVARTLAARPQLILADEPTGQLDHPTAQHLFTTLLAAIAETDTSLIVATHDPAIAEHMRIQWHIQHGMMEVKP, from the coding sequence ATGCCTGACCTTGTCAACCTGGATAACCTTGGCCGCACCTATACTCAGGGCGGCATCTCGGTGGCGGCACTGACCGCCATCACCTGCAGCGTTGCCCCCGGCGACCATATTGCTGTGGTCGGCGCTTCCGGCAGTGGCAAATCGACTTTATTGCATCTGATCGGCGGACTCGATGCCCCGACATCAGGCAGCATCTCATGGCCCGGGTTGGGCAAAAAATCGGAGCTTCGCCCGGAAAAGGTCGGCTTTATCTTTCAATCCCAAAGCCTGCTAGCCCCCCTCACGGTGGTCGAAAATGTCGAGCTGCCGCTCCTGCTGCAGGGGATAACCCCGGCGGCGGCCCGCATGGCAGCAGAAAAAACCCTGAGAGATCTGGAAATGGCGGCACTGATCGACAAGCTGCCGGAAGAACTTTCCGGCGGACAGGCCCAGCGGGTCGCGGTGGCCAGAACCCTGGCCGCCCGGCCGCAACTGATATTGGCCGATGAACCAACCGGACAGCTCGACCACCCTACGGCCCAACATCTGTTTACGACCCTGCTGGCAGCGATTGCCGAGACCGACACCAGCCTGATTGTCGCCACCCACGATCCTGCCATTGCCGAGCATATGCGCATTCAATGGCATATCCAGCATGGAATGATGGAGGTCAAACCATGA